The region TATTTAACTCTATCTTTCTGTTGCAAATTATTCTATTCTCtaaatgttgaaaaaatttctatTTTGTATCAGGGACTTGTGGCTGTATTTGAAGAATTGTCTGATACTATTGAGCATAGATTATGTCTTAGGCACTTGTATGCTAATTTCAAGAAAAGGTTTGGTGGAGGAGCCCTTATTAGAGATTTAATGATGGGAGCTGCTAAAGCCACATACTATCAGGCATGGGTCCAAAAGATGAATGAATTGAAGAATGCAGATCCCAATGCTTGGACTTGGTTGATGGTTGTTCCTACCAAAAGCTGGTGTAAGCATGCCTTTTCTTTTTACCCTAAATGTGATACATTGATGAATAATATCTCAGAGTCTTTTAATGCTACCATTCTAGCTGCTAGGGACAAACCTATACTCACAATGTGTGAGTGGATAAGAAAATATCTGATGAATAGGTTATCCACCTCTGCAAGTAAACTAGAAAATTGGCCACATAAGGTGATGCCAATACCTAGGAGAAGGTTAGATAATGAGGTGTTCAATAGTGGTCATTGGTTGCCAACATGGTCAATTGCTGAGACTTTTCAGGTTACACATAGTTACAACACACATGAATTTATTGTTGACATTGCTAAAAGGTCATGTAGTTGTAATTTTTGGGAATTAGTAGGAATTCCATGTAGGCATGCTGTAGCTGCTCTGAGTTATAGAAAGCAAAACCCTGATGAATTTGTTGATGCTTGTTACACAAGAGAAAAGTTTGCACTATGTTATGGATTTTCAGTAAGTCCAATCAATGGTCAAGATATGTGGCCAGAAGTTGAGATGGAACCACCTCTACCACCTGCATATAAAAATGGTCCTGGTAGACCTAAGAAGATTAGGATAAGAGAAAGTGGAGAGGATGGTGCAAGGAAGAGAAGATCTGGTGTTGCATATAAGTGCACCAAATGTGATAATTTTGGTCACAATGCTATGACTTGTAAGGCTACCACTCAGGATCCCAATGCACTTAAAAGAAAGGTAATTCATTGTGATATACATTTTGTCTTACATTCTACATTCTGTCTTACATTCTTCATTGTGATATGCATTGTGATGACAACCATACATTGTGTCTTACATTGTAGAGAAAACCTAAAAAAGGACATGTGCCAACTGCAACTGATATGCCAACTGCAAATGATATGCCAACTGCATCTGATATGCCTGCCCCAACTGCAACTGATATGACTGTTCCAACAAATGTGCCTGTTCCAACTGATCCACAGCCTCCAACTGATATGCCTGTTCCAACTATTATGAGTCAAACAGGATCTAGTGTGGCTGCCTCAATCACAAAACAATCCAGAAAAAGGGTTGAAAAAAAACCTATCATCAAAAGAAGGCAAAGTGAGAGGATCAAGTTGAGTTGGTTTAAAAGACCCATAACAGGTGAAGGAATATCTAGTGACAAACCAATTACCCTACCAGAAAATGAAGACATACCCACTTCAAAATGAGGGACTGATTATTATGTTTCTGCTATGTATTTTGTAATCCTTTTGGAAAACTCTTTTGTAATGCCAACTGATCTTTGAAGACATGTATTTTGTAATCCTTTTGTAACAAACATATGCACTTACTGTGATGATCAATTCTAATGTATCAGTTTAACATTATTGGTGTGTATTGTCTATAAAACACAATGGCTAGTCTGTCACATTTTTTTCCTGTTTTTCATAAACCATGAATTCTGCAGAGAGCCATGGCTAGTCTGTGCACTAATCTTACAACAAAACCATGAATTCTGCAGGACCTAAAGAAAAAGCCAAAGTATTTAATTACATTCACCTTGAATTCTGCACTGAAAAAGTTTAAGAGATAGACTACATTAATATATTTCAATTTATTTATATGTTTACTATGTCATATTTTCTTTAGAATTACTGACTATAAAATTGTTCTGTAGTTTTCTGatgattttgcaattttgctctTTCATTATGATATAACTTTTTTCTGTCATTATTGGTAGATTGAATGCTGAAAGTTTAATCAAATAATGATGCTGCACTGACAGTTTAAGATTGATGAACAGATTACATTTCATTGATGAACACATTACAAGTTCAACATTACATTGCTGAAAAACACTAATGACATAACAATTACATGACAGACTCATTAGACTAACTTAACCATAGCTGCTATCAACATCCATGACAGACCAATTACAAACATTAACCATAAATTTTTCCTCTTTTCCATTGCAATCTTTTTCTTCAGTTTTTCTAACTTGTTAAGCTTTCCGACTCTGCAATCTATCTCCTCAACAATCTCTTTAgcaaattcaatcaaataagCCTTGTTGACTTCACATTGGCGGCATCCGGACGGATTGGTTTCTTTCACTGCAAACTCACTGACCAAATCATCCCACAAAAATAAACCGCACCCATTCTGCAATTTGAGACAAACACCACCAACAATTAATTTCGAAATCAaactcaaaataataaaatgcttCAAAATTGCTCACCATATAATTCCTGCATTTCCAAAATTTGCGACCGGGGTTTTCAATTGACTTGGAGACCAACAACTTCATGGTTTCATTGCATCCACATCTTGGTAAGCCGTTTCCAACTTCACTCGTGGAAGATGCCTTGCTGCCACCCATAACCCAGATGAAGGGGACACGGACGAAGATgaagagagggatggatttggggtagggatggatttcacgaagagagagagggatggatttgggatagggatggatttcacgaagagagagagggatggatttggaACCCTAATTTCTAGTTTATGCCATGCTGGAGACCTAATGAAGATTCACatgtgaaaataaaaaaattaaaaagccACGTCTGAAATAAAAAACCAAGATTCCATGCCACCTGGATATTAGGGGGTTCTATGAAGGAATCTACATAACATAAGGAGGGTATTGAAAAAATAACTTTA is a window of Lathyrus oleraceus cultivar Zhongwan6 chromosome 6, CAAS_Psat_ZW6_1.0, whole genome shotgun sequence DNA encoding:
- the LOC127096015 gene encoding uncharacterized protein LOC127096015, which gives rise to MEDIGQDRRYVFISDQQKGLVAVFEELSDTIEHRLCLRHLYANFKKRFGGGALIRDLMMGAAKATYYQAWVQKMNELKNADPNAWTWLMVVPTKSWCKHAFSFYPKCDTLMNNISESFNATILAARDKPILTMCEWIRKYLMNRLSTSASKLENWPHKVMPIPRRRLDNEVFNSGHWLPTWSIAETFQVTHSYNTHEFIVDIAKRSCSCNFWELVGIPCRHAVAALSYRKQNPDEFVDACYTREKFALCYGFSVSPINGQDMWPEVEMEPPLPPAYKNGPGRPKKIRIRESGEDGARKRRSGVAYKCTKCDNFGHNAMTCKATTQDPNALKRKRKPKKGHVPTATDMPTANDMPTASDMPAPTATDMTVPTNVPVPTDPQPPTDMPVPTIMSQTGSSVAASITKQSRKRVEKKPIIKRRQSERIKLSWFKRPITGEGISSDKPITLPENEDIPTSK
- the LOC127096016 gene encoding uncharacterized protein LOC127096016 — translated: MGGSKASSTSEVGNGLPRCGCNETMKLLVSKSIENPGRKFWKCRNYMNGCGLFLWDDLVSEFAVKETNPSGCRQCEVNKAYLIEFAKEIVEEIDCRVGKLNKLEKLKKKIAMEKRKNLWLMFVIGLSWMLIAAMVKLV